A genomic stretch from Mycobacterium paraterrae includes:
- a CDS encoding DUF350 domain-containing protein produces the protein MYLAVELGSIDLNPVLQGALATISYFLVGTAVLILGFIVVDVLTPGKLRQLVFVDRRPNAVILACANYIAVAAVVICAITSSYRQLGQGLVGVAVYGLIGVILQGVAILAMHVVIPGEFHEHVDEPELHPAAFATAVMLLAVGGVTAAALS, from the coding sequence ATGTATCTAGCCGTTGAATTGGGCTCCATCGACCTCAATCCGGTCTTGCAGGGGGCGCTGGCGACCATTTCGTACTTCCTGGTCGGCACCGCCGTACTCATCCTCGGCTTCATCGTTGTCGACGTTTTGACGCCCGGAAAACTGCGGCAATTGGTGTTCGTCGATCGTCGACCCAACGCGGTGATCCTCGCCTGCGCCAACTACATTGCGGTGGCGGCCGTCGTCATCTGCGCCATCACCAGCAGCTACCGCCAACTCGGTCAGGGACTCGTCGGTGTCGCCGTATACGGGCTCATCGGGGTCATACTGCAAGGTGTCGCCATCTTGGCCATGCACGTCGTGATACCTGGCGAGTTCCACGAACACGTCGACGAGCCTGAGTTGCATCCGGCCGCGTTCGCCACGGCCGTGATGTTGTTGGCCGTCGGAGGAGTCACCGCCGCCGCGCTGTCATGA
- a CDS encoding DUF4247 domain-containing protein: MSRNALFVLAFGLATSACLSLIFGITLQHKDIRSYIASRYHEYSRDAGGTRYLCTGSPAQTANSLVGYQSPAARASNGGTEYLRYNDAIVSVGAEGTHPCSIRVEDLAAGYSHGAFIFLGPGFYPGSPSGGSGGSTGGPGGTK; encoded by the coding sequence ATGAGCCGCAACGCGTTGTTCGTGTTGGCCTTCGGGCTGGCCACCTCGGCCTGCTTGAGCCTCATCTTCGGAATAACTCTGCAGCACAAAGATATTCGGTCATACATTGCCTCCCGTTATCACGAGTACTCCCGCGATGCAGGCGGCACACGGTACCTGTGCACCGGATCACCCGCACAGACCGCGAACTCGCTGGTCGGCTACCAGAGTCCGGCGGCTCGGGCGTCCAATGGCGGCACCGAATACCTGCGGTACAACGACGCCATCGTGTCAGTCGGCGCCGAGGGCACGCACCCCTGCAGTATCCGCGTCGAGGATCTGGCCGCCGGCTACAGCCACGGCGCATTCATATTTCTCGGACCCGGCTTCTACCCGGGATCCCCGTCGGGCGGATCGGGCGGCAGCACGGGCGGCCCGGGCGGAACCAAATGA
- a CDS encoding DUF2617 family protein: MPLHHLSVTPVDVRGSELGLALNTPPPLPLAACRLDHPHGGSLVLGVLGASHVITVNQPNTVFIEQVSCDLAGKLPESSQAAGYHIQSRIDQCDESAFRQLAERLRARCTAESGWLGGTFPGDDAALTALAAEPDGSGWRWQTWHLYPAAAGGTVVYTSSRWHP; encoded by the coding sequence GTGCCCCTCCATCACTTGTCGGTCACGCCTGTCGACGTTCGCGGTTCGGAGCTGGGGCTGGCCCTCAACACACCGCCTCCGCTCCCTCTGGCGGCATGCCGCCTCGATCACCCACATGGCGGGTCACTGGTCCTGGGTGTGTTGGGCGCATCCCACGTCATCACCGTTAACCAGCCGAATACCGTTTTCATTGAACAAGTTTCGTGTGATCTCGCGGGAAAGCTGCCTGAATCCAGTCAGGCGGCCGGCTATCACATCCAGTCCCGGATCGACCAGTGCGACGAGTCCGCGTTCCGACAGCTCGCGGAGAGATTGCGTGCACGCTGCACCGCAGAGAGCGGTTGGCTCGGCGGCACATTCCCCGGTGACGACGCGGCCCTTACCGCATTGGCCGCCGAGCCGGACGGCAGCGGATGGCGTTGGCAGACCTGGCACCTGTACCCCGCCGCAGCCGGCGGAACGGTCGTCTACACCAGCAGCCGGTGGCACCCATGA
- a CDS encoding DUF4178 domain-containing protein: MGSVLLVLAAVLFVAAIAVFVVALRRPKTPRGGGRQDPLAFASAAPQFGPRQLGPGAIVSHGGVDYVVRGSVTYREGPFVWWEHLLEGGAEPVWFSVEDDDGRLKLAMWTARKDLQLQPGGQHVIDGVTYHESERGHAGYTTEGTTGLPAGGEMDFVDYANADETALLSFERWAPDMPWEVSTGKAVVTGELTVYPAPPPVSE, translated from the coding sequence ATGGGGTCAGTGCTGCTCGTGCTTGCCGCCGTCCTTTTCGTCGCAGCGATCGCCGTCTTCGTCGTTGCCCTGCGCCGTCCTAAGACGCCACGCGGCGGCGGCCGCCAAGACCCGCTTGCCTTCGCCTCAGCCGCACCGCAATTCGGACCCCGCCAGCTTGGTCCCGGAGCAATAGTCAGCCACGGCGGCGTCGACTACGTGGTGCGCGGTTCGGTCACCTATCGCGAAGGCCCCTTCGTTTGGTGGGAACATCTCCTGGAAGGCGGTGCCGAACCCGTCTGGTTCAGCGTCGAGGACGACGATGGGCGACTCAAACTGGCGATGTGGACCGCCCGCAAGGACTTACAACTGCAGCCGGGCGGCCAGCACGTCATCGACGGAGTGACCTACCACGAGTCAGAGCGGGGGCACGCCGGCTACACCACCGAAGGCACGACCGGCCTGCCCGCCGGCGGCGAGATGGACTTCGTCGACTACGCCAACGCCGACGAGACCGCTCTGTTGTCTTTCGAGCGCTGGGCGCCGGACATGCCGTGGGAGGTATCGACCGGCAAGGCCGTGGTGACCGGCGAACTCACTGTGTACCCGGCCCCACCGCCGGTTTCCGAGTAG
- a CDS encoding class I SAM-dependent methyltransferase: protein MSNPTSDIVSRQYERWRYPEPIQDLEVWLRSNWQWFDPRHASRILWPDREYKPDLDILIAGCGTNQAAVFAYTNPDAKVVAIDVSQPSLDHQQYLKDKYGLTNLDLHLLPIEESPTLGADFDLIVSTGVLHHMAEPVVGMKALAACLRPAGAIGVMLYAKYGRVGVEMLESTFRDLGLQQDEASLRVVKETIALLPADHPARGYLKMSGDAQFDAVLVDTFLHGRARNYTVADCFDLVAEAGLEFQGWLQKAPYYHHDLLNSAPDLTAALSGKPGPKIWSTMERIQSSNACHFFIACSPDRPKKSYDIDFSTVESLEYVPLMRMRCGLSGDDIFRPNWRMPLTAAQLPYVQNIDGHRTIREIAAAVAQRQGSGRARTIEFEKFARRLFQALWRLDFLAMALPPAG from the coding sequence ATGAGCAACCCCACGTCCGACATCGTTTCGCGCCAGTACGAGCGTTGGCGGTATCCCGAGCCAATCCAAGACCTCGAAGTATGGCTTCGCAGCAACTGGCAATGGTTCGATCCCCGTCACGCGTCCCGAATCTTGTGGCCTGACCGCGAATACAAGCCCGACCTTGACATCCTGATCGCCGGCTGCGGTACCAACCAGGCTGCTGTCTTCGCCTACACCAACCCCGACGCCAAGGTGGTAGCGATCGATGTCAGCCAGCCGTCGCTGGATCATCAGCAGTACCTGAAGGACAAGTACGGTTTGACGAACCTCGACTTGCATCTGCTACCGATCGAGGAATCGCCAACGCTGGGAGCGGATTTCGACCTCATCGTGTCGACCGGCGTACTGCATCACATGGCGGAGCCCGTGGTCGGTATGAAGGCGCTGGCCGCATGCCTGCGGCCCGCTGGGGCGATCGGTGTGATGCTCTACGCCAAGTACGGGCGGGTTGGCGTCGAGATGCTGGAATCGACGTTCCGCGACTTGGGATTGCAGCAAGACGAGGCCTCGCTGCGGGTGGTCAAAGAGACTATTGCGCTGCTGCCGGCCGACCACCCCGCTCGCGGCTACCTGAAGATGTCGGGCGACGCGCAATTCGACGCCGTCCTGGTCGATACGTTCCTGCACGGTCGCGCCCGCAACTACACGGTCGCTGACTGCTTCGACCTGGTCGCCGAGGCCGGTCTTGAATTTCAAGGCTGGCTGCAGAAAGCGCCCTACTACCATCACGACTTGCTGAACTCAGCTCCTGATCTCACCGCGGCGCTCAGCGGAAAACCCGGGCCCAAGATCTGGTCGACGATGGAACGTATCCAAAGCTCCAACGCCTGCCACTTCTTCATCGCGTGCAGCCCCGATCGCCCGAAAAAGAGTTACGACATTGACTTTTCGACGGTTGAGAGTCTTGAGTACGTCCCGCTGATGCGTATGCGGTGTGGGTTGTCCGGCGACGATATCTTCCGGCCGAATTGGCGCATGCCCCTTACCGCCGCTCAGCTGCCCTACGTACAGAACATCGACGGGCACCGCACCATCCGCGAGATCGCCGCAGCTGTTGCACAGCGGCAAGGATCGGGACGCGCGCGGACAATCGAGTTCGAGAAGTTCGCGCGGAGGCTGTTTCAGGCGTTGTGGCGTCTTGACTTTCTTGCGATGGCCCTTCCACCCGCTGGGTAG
- a CDS encoding PGRS repeat-containing protein, producing MAGKHSGGSRQRRRSKARRRSSMMGLGGSAGAFLALGLGPLASAPAAHADDFGLDSIIDPIVASITSLDPAFGASLGSWVDSLDTALTAWSAADASAGLDNVFGAASAGSSAASDPFTDFWQGLQTSWIENPMTEDLNTWLVQMNPAAVADSCGYICNGANGTIDSINGQDGGIYFGNGGDGYTALTGVDVNGGAGGDAGMFGNGGAGGDGFGGGDGGAGGLGGMYGGNGGLGGDGSGLGIGGNGGNTGEFAFSGSGGNGGMGFVGGNGGNGATYGSLGNGGAGGAGSAATATQAAGTGGNGGNGGQFSFLGSGGNGGSGGAGLNGTTGSFITGDGSGGDGGEGGLGGNGGTAGLFGFGGSGGNGGVGGNGGAGALGDLDNLKSMGFGGVGGTGGEGGHSGLAGGAGTSSGFAGASGLDGNGGSGGAGGAGDSVSATGATATGGAGGAGGAGGVGTADAAGQGGGGGGGGGWAVTSTNSGGLIGGTSTATGGAGGAGGAGSTTATGGVGGQGGSADLNANGGSIVGGKAVGGVGGAGGANGATGGDGGGAVIESNGVGSLASGTATGGAGGAGADGGDGGDGGQGILSGGYGNISLNPINSGTVSGTATGGAGGSGTGVGSVGGDGGRGLIGASGGQLQSGPVAGNQPGFAGGTATGGAGGAGTSGGDGGTGGSAVLSGGLGNSSGGSPTGGMVSGGTATGGVGGAGQSAGAVGGDGGAASVSAGSGAGSQVVNNGVAVGGAGGASGTGVAGGNGGDGGLAATAFSGTTATGGAGAAGGNGTVAGATGGAGGNGGNAIVSGGSGNSTGGAGGVGGTGGTTAGAVGGAGGNGGSGVAGSGSGSAVGGAGGAGGAAGSAGPGGAGGNGGNAILSNTGTTALNAKGGVGAAGGVGGTTAGATGGAGGDGGAGTASTANGTGGNGGAGGNGTAAGTGGAGNGGTGGDGGNGTNAVGGNGQPGGNAQANGTPGTNGANGANNP from the coding sequence ATGGCCGGTAAGCACTCCGGGGGGAGCCGGCAGCGGCGCCGAAGCAAAGCGCGTCGTCGCTCGAGCATGATGGGGCTCGGCGGTAGTGCCGGCGCGTTTCTGGCGTTGGGTTTGGGTCCGCTGGCAAGCGCGCCGGCGGCTCACGCAGATGATTTCGGGTTGGACAGCATCATCGATCCGATCGTCGCCTCGATCACCAGCCTCGACCCGGCCTTCGGCGCTAGCCTGGGGAGCTGGGTTGACAGCCTTGACACCGCGCTGACCGCGTGGTCGGCGGCCGACGCGTCGGCAGGTCTCGACAACGTCTTCGGCGCTGCCTCTGCCGGCTCGAGCGCGGCTTCGGACCCGTTCACGGACTTCTGGCAAGGCCTGCAGACCAGCTGGATCGAAAACCCCATGACCGAGGACCTCAACACCTGGCTAGTCCAGATGAACCCCGCCGCGGTTGCCGACTCCTGCGGCTACATCTGCAACGGCGCCAACGGAACCATCGACTCCATCAATGGCCAGGACGGCGGCATCTACTTCGGCAACGGTGGCGACGGGTATACCGCGCTCACCGGCGTCGACGTCAATGGCGGCGCGGGCGGTGACGCCGGAATGTTCGGCAACGGCGGGGCCGGCGGCGACGGCTTCGGCGGTGGCGACGGCGGCGCCGGCGGCCTCGGCGGCATGTACGGCGGCAACGGTGGTCTCGGCGGCGACGGCAGCGGCCTCGGTATCGGCGGCAACGGCGGCAACACCGGAGAGTTCGCGTTCTCCGGCTCCGGCGGAAACGGCGGCATGGGCTTCGTCGGCGGCAACGGCGGCAACGGCGCCACCTATGGATCCCTCGGCAACGGTGGCGCCGGTGGCGCCGGAAGCGCCGCCACCGCGACCCAGGCCGCAGGTACGGGCGGTAACGGCGGCAACGGCGGCCAGTTCTCGTTCCTCGGCTCGGGCGGCAACGGCGGAAGCGGCGGTGCCGGCCTGAACGGCACCACAGGCTCGTTCATCACCGGCGACGGCAGCGGCGGTGACGGCGGCGAAGGTGGCCTCGGCGGCAACGGCGGCACGGCCGGGCTGTTTGGCTTTGGCGGCAGTGGCGGTAACGGCGGTGTCGGCGGCAATGGCGGCGCGGGCGCCCTCGGCGACCTCGACAACCTCAAGTCAATGGGCTTCGGCGGCGTCGGTGGTACAGGTGGCGAAGGCGGCCACAGCGGGTTGGCGGGCGGCGCGGGAACGTCGTCCGGCTTCGCAGGCGCAAGCGGGCTCGACGGCAACGGTGGCTCCGGTGGCGCCGGTGGGGCCGGTGATTCCGTCAGCGCGACCGGCGCGACCGCGACCGGTGGCGCCGGTGGCGCCGGTGGTGCGGGTGGTGTCGGGACCGCGGATGCAGCCGGCCAGGGTGGCGGTGGCGGCGGCGGCGGCGGATGGGCCGTTACCAGTACCAACAGCGGCGGGCTCATTGGCGGAACGTCCACCGCGACCGGTGGCGCGGGCGGCGCCGGTGGCGCCGGGTCCACCACGGCGACGGGCGGCGTCGGCGGTCAGGGCGGATCCGCAGATCTCAACGCAAACGGTGGCTCGATCGTCGGCGGCAAAGCGGTCGGTGGCGTCGGCGGCGCCGGTGGCGCCAACGGCGCAACGGGCGGCGACGGCGGAGGCGCTGTGATCGAGTCCAACGGCGTCGGCAGCCTCGCGAGTGGCACCGCCACCGGCGGCGCCGGTGGAGCGGGCGCCGACGGCGGCGACGGCGGCGACGGCGGCCAAGGCATCCTCAGCGGCGGCTACGGAAACATTTCTCTCAATCCGATCAACAGCGGGACAGTCAGCGGCACGGCAACCGGCGGCGCTGGTGGCTCCGGCACCGGTGTGGGCAGCGTCGGGGGCGACGGCGGCCGTGGGCTCATCGGCGCGTCCGGCGGCCAGCTGCAATCCGGTCCGGTCGCTGGAAACCAGCCCGGCTTTGCCGGCGGCACTGCGACCGGGGGCGCGGGCGGCGCCGGCACCAGCGGCGGCGACGGCGGAACCGGCGGCAGCGCCGTGCTGTCGGGTGGCCTCGGCAACAGCAGTGGCGGTTCGCCCACCGGCGGTATGGTTTCCGGCGGCACCGCGACCGGAGGCGTGGGTGGCGCCGGTCAGTCCGCGGGTGCAGTCGGCGGTGACGGCGGTGCCGCTAGCGTCTCCGCCGGCAGCGGCGCGGGCAGCCAAGTCGTCAACAACGGCGTCGCGGTCGGTGGCGCCGGCGGAGCCAGCGGCACCGGCGTGGCCGGCGGTAACGGCGGAGACGGCGGCCTGGCAGCCACCGCTTTCAGTGGCACCACAGCCACCGGCGGAGCCGGTGCGGCGGGCGGCAACGGCACCGTCGCTGGAGCCACCGGTGGAGCAGGCGGCAACGGCGGCAACGCCATTGTGTCGGGTGGTAGCGGCAACAGCACCGGCGGAGCGGGCGGCGTCGGCGGGACTGGTGGCACGACGGCCGGCGCAGTCGGCGGCGCCGGCGGCAACGGCGGCTCAGGCGTTGCAGGATCGGGCAGCGGCTCGGCCGTCGGGGGCGCGGGTGGGGCTGGCGGTGCGGCCGGCTCGGCGGGTCCCGGCGGGGCAGGCGGCAACGGCGGCAACGCCATTTTGAGCAACACCGGAACGACCGCCCTCAACGCCAAAGGCGGCGTCGGCGCGGCCGGCGGCGTGGGCGGGACCACCGCTGGCGCGACCGGTGGCGCAGGCGGTGACGGCGGTGCGGGTACCGCCAGCACCGCCAACGGCACCGGCGGCAACGGCGGGGCCGGCGGCAACGGCACCGCCGCAGGCACAGGTGGCGCCGGCAACGGCGGGACCGGCGGCGACGGCGGCAACGGCACCAACGCCGTCGGGGGCAACGGGCAGCCTGGAGGCAACGCACAGGCCAACGGCACGCCCGGCACGAACGGCGCGAACGGGGCCAACAACCCCTGA
- the ruvC gene encoding crossover junction endodeoxyribonuclease RuvC — MRVMGVDPGLTRCGLSVIESGRGRHVVALDVDVVRTPSEEPLARRLLTISDTVDHWMDTHLPDVIAIERVFANQNANTAMGTAQAGGVIALAAAKRDIDVHFHTPSEVKAAVTGNGRADKAQVTAMVTKILALQTKPTPADAADALALAICHCWRAPMIARMAAAEAIAAEQRRTYQAKLKAAR, encoded by the coding sequence GTGCGCGTGATGGGCGTCGACCCCGGCCTGACCCGCTGCGGGCTGTCGGTGATCGAAAGCGGCCGCGGCCGCCACGTCGTCGCGTTGGACGTCGACGTGGTGCGCACGCCGTCCGAGGAGCCGCTCGCGCGGCGACTCCTGACGATCAGCGATACCGTCGACCATTGGATGGACACCCACCTCCCGGACGTCATTGCGATCGAGCGGGTCTTCGCCAACCAGAACGCGAACACAGCGATGGGGACGGCGCAGGCCGGTGGGGTGATCGCACTCGCTGCCGCCAAGCGCGACATCGATGTCCACTTCCACACACCGAGCGAGGTCAAGGCCGCGGTGACGGGCAACGGGCGTGCCGACAAGGCTCAAGTCACCGCGATGGTCACCAAAATCCTTGCGTTACAGACCAAGCCCACGCCGGCCGACGCCGCGGATGCGCTCGCGCTGGCCATCTGCCATTGCTGGCGGGCACCGATGATCGCCCGGATGGCCGCCGCGGAAGCCATTGCGGCCGAGCAGCGTCGCACTTACCAGGCCAAGCTCAAGGCCGCTCGATGA
- the ruvA gene encoding Holliday junction branch migration protein RuvA, which yields MIASVRGEVLDIALDHVVIEAAGVGYKLMAAPSTLATLRRGSEARLITAMIVREDSMTLYGFPDGDARDLFLTLLGVSGIGPKIALATLAVYDATALRQALADGDVAALTRVPGIGKRSAERMVLELRDKIGPVSASAGAAVNGHSVRGPVVEALVGLGFAIKQAEEATDKVLAADQDATTSTALRSALSLLGKTK from the coding sequence ATGATTGCCTCCGTGCGGGGCGAGGTGCTCGACATCGCCCTCGACCACGTCGTCATCGAAGCCGCGGGCGTGGGCTACAAGCTGATGGCGGCTCCGTCGACACTCGCGACGCTGCGGCGGGGGAGCGAAGCACGCTTGATCACCGCGATGATCGTCCGCGAAGACTCGATGACGCTCTACGGCTTTCCCGACGGCGACGCCCGCGACCTGTTCTTGACGTTGCTCGGCGTGTCCGGCATCGGCCCCAAGATCGCGTTGGCGACGCTTGCGGTGTATGACGCAACCGCGCTTCGGCAGGCCCTCGCCGACGGTGACGTCGCCGCCCTGACCCGAGTGCCGGGCATCGGCAAACGCAGTGCCGAGCGGATGGTGCTCGAACTGCGCGACAAGATCGGGCCGGTCTCGGCCTCGGCGGGCGCCGCGGTCAACGGCCATAGCGTCCGCGGACCGGTCGTGGAAGCTCTTGTGGGCCTTGGCTTTGCGATCAAGCAGGCCGAAGAGGCCACCGACAAGGTGCTCGCGGCTGACCAGGACGCCACCACCTCGACCGCGTTGCGCTCTGCACTGTCGCTGCTGGGGAAGACGAAATGA
- the ruvB gene encoding Holliday junction branch migration DNA helicase RuvB — protein MSDADDAEDREVSAALTVGEGDVDASLRPRSLGEFIGQPRVREQLQLVIEGAKNRGGTPDHILLSGPPGLGKTSLAMIIAAELGSSLRVTSGPALERAGDLAAMLSNLVEHDVLFIDEIHRIARPAEEMLYLAMEDFRVDVVVGKGPGATSIPLEVAPFTLVGATTRSGALTGPLRDRFGFTAHMDFYEPAELERVLSRSAGILGIELGAEAGAEIARRSRGTPRIANRLLRRVRDYAEVRADGVITRDVAKAALAVYDVDELGLDRLDRGVLSALTRSFGGGPVGVSTLAVAVGEEATTVEEVCEPFLVRAGMIARTPRGRVATPLAWTHLGMTPPPRASGLGQPGLFE, from the coding sequence ATGAGTGACGCCGATGACGCCGAGGACCGGGAGGTCTCGGCAGCTCTGACCGTCGGCGAGGGGGATGTCGACGCCAGCCTTCGCCCGCGCTCGTTAGGCGAATTCATCGGCCAGCCGCGGGTGCGTGAACAGCTGCAACTGGTCATCGAGGGCGCCAAGAATCGCGGCGGCACACCGGATCACATCCTGCTCTCCGGTCCTCCGGGACTGGGCAAGACGTCGTTGGCGATGATCATCGCCGCCGAGCTCGGCTCCTCGCTGCGCGTGACATCGGGTCCGGCGCTGGAACGTGCCGGGGATTTGGCGGCGATGCTGTCCAACCTGGTCGAGCACGACGTGTTGTTCATCGACGAAATCCACCGCATCGCCCGGCCCGCGGAGGAGATGCTGTACCTGGCGATGGAAGACTTCCGGGTCGACGTCGTCGTCGGCAAAGGCCCTGGGGCAACGTCGATTCCGTTGGAGGTGGCACCGTTCACATTGGTCGGTGCGACCACTCGCTCTGGTGCGCTCACCGGCCCGTTGCGCGACCGCTTCGGCTTCACCGCACACATGGACTTCTACGAGCCGGCCGAGCTGGAGCGCGTACTGAGCCGCTCGGCGGGAATACTCGGGATCGAATTGGGCGCCGAAGCCGGCGCGGAGATAGCGCGCCGCTCGCGGGGCACCCCGCGCATCGCCAACCGTCTGCTACGCCGAGTGCGCGACTACGCCGAGGTGCGCGCCGACGGGGTGATCACCCGCGATGTCGCCAAGGCCGCGCTCGCGGTCTACGACGTCGACGAACTGGGCTTGGACCGACTCGACCGCGGCGTGTTGTCGGCGCTGACCCGCAGCTTCGGTGGCGGCCCGGTTGGCGTGTCCACGCTGGCTGTCGCCGTCGGCGAAGAGGCCACCACCGTCGAAGAGGTATGCGAGCCTTTCCTGGTGCGGGCGGGCATGATCGCCCGCACACCGCGCGGCAGGGTGGCGACCCCGCTGGCGTGGACGCATCTGGGCATGACACCACCCCCGCGGGCCAGCGGTTTGGGGCAGCCGGGACTGTTCGAGTAG
- a CDS encoding DUF1304 domain-containing protein: protein MITAAVVFAGLAALLHVYIFTMESLTWTSKRTRATFGTTAEEAETTKLLAFNQGFYNLFLAIVTGVGIGAIELGHKGVGAALIFAGVGSMAAAAIVLLASAPDKARAALTQGIFPAIAVVLLVTGLVAR, encoded by the coding sequence ATGATTACCGCAGCTGTCGTATTCGCCGGACTGGCGGCGTTACTGCACGTCTACATCTTCACGATGGAGTCGCTGACATGGACCAGCAAGCGCACCCGCGCCACATTCGGAACGACAGCAGAGGAAGCCGAAACCACCAAGCTGCTGGCGTTCAATCAGGGCTTCTACAACCTTTTCCTAGCGATCGTCACAGGCGTCGGAATTGGCGCAATCGAGCTGGGACACAAGGGTGTTGGCGCAGCCCTCATATTCGCCGGCGTCGGTTCGATGGCCGCGGCGGCCATCGTGCTGCTGGCCTCGGCGCCGGATAAGGCTCGGGCGGCACTGACGCAAGGCATCTTTCCAGCCATCGCGGTCGTCCTGCTGGTGACCGGACTCGTTGCCCGGTAA